In a genomic window of Silurus meridionalis isolate SWU-2019-XX chromosome 27, ASM1480568v1, whole genome shotgun sequence:
- the gak gene encoding cyclin-G-associated kinase isoform X2: MSLFQSALGFLAGTGASRDQHDFVGQIVELGDTKLRIKRVIAEGGFAFVYEAQDLGNNRDYALKRLLSNEEEKNKAIIQEVCFMKKLSGHPNVVQFCSAASISKEESDTGQAEFLILTELCKGQLVDFVKKVELKGAMSCDTVLKIFYQSCRAVQHMHKQKPPIIHRDLKIENLLIGQQGTIKLCDFGSATTVTHYPDYSWSAHKRSMVEDEITRNTTPAYRTPEMIDLYSNFPINEKQDIWALGCILYLLCFKQHPFEDGAKLSIVNGKYTIPENESRYTVFHQLIRSMLKVNPEERLSITELVNQLQEIAAARNVNPKSPITELLEQNGGFGSNVAPTLTHTNNTHPAGVYGADPDQGMGGFLDILKGGTERFLTNIKDTSSKVIQSVASYAKGDLDLSYITSRIAVMSFPAEGVESAIKNNIEDVRLYLDSRHAGHYAVYNLCRRSYRPARFHNRVWECGWQVRRVPTLTSLYNVCKNMHQWLKQDQRNICIVHCLDGRAVSAVAVCSFLCFCRLFSTAEAAVYMFSMKRCPPGITPSHKRYIEYMCDMMAEEPIIPHSKPIMLRSIIMTPVPLFNKQRNGSRPFCEVYVGDERVATTSQEYDRMRDFKMEDGRAEIPLNVLVQGDVLVVIYHARATLGGRLQAKMASMKMFQIQFHTGFVPRNATTVKFAKYDLDACDIQEKYPDLFQVNLDVEVEPRDRPAHKNPPWENFSTKGLNPKILFSSRDEQQEILAKFGKPELPRQPGSTAFYDSGCVEPDHSPEEQHTESPSPPNTSTDSNANNFFQTLDWEDMGRSHHHSDMVSGPMDEQDDLSIGGESGEESVSYSTPAEGALSRDASEPLFEAHFTTSDPQPDTEDLLGLHSDPCPPTITTDTGMKSCSSNSDLLNDLFGSAPGPSHTGDTEDLFFSNASSQTTAASSAPTSTAPTVDDLFDPFGVGSGVTAGSGLFDDLLSSESSGFKAPPPATNSSLFNLNKLTGDVPKMTSSASQPDLLGGWESWTSGTSSTAASMSAKANKPAFSAPGVSLSFSKAKSQSFDPFADLGNLGSTLPGSGFKAAPPTGPSKMQQQASSQTSNKPWAPPSSAPKPNTNQSAKPNYSLNFSVIGGREERGIRGPGFGPKPKVKEDDFEDLLCTQGFGSRPDRKGGARTIAEMRRQELSRDMDPLKLQILDWIEGKERNIRALLSTLHTVLWEGETRWKPPSMADLLTPDQVKKFYRKAALIVHPDKAAGKPYEQYAKMIFMELNDAWSEFENQGSKAMF, translated from the exons gtggctTTGCGTTTGTGTATGAAGCCCAGGATCTGGGTAACAATAGAGACTACGCTCTCAAG agacTTTTGTCCAATGAGGAAGAGAAGAACAAGGCCATCATCCAGGAAGTCTGCTTCATG aaaaagCTGTCAGGTCACCCGAATGTGGTTCAGTTCTGCTCAGCAGCATCCATCAGTAAGGAGGAGTCTGACACGGGACAGGCAGAGTTCCTCATCCTCACTGAGCTCTGTAAag GTCAGCTGGTGGACTTTgtgaagaaggtggagctgaaggGAGCCATGTCATGTGACACCGTGCTGAAGATTTTCTACCAATCCTGTCGTGCCGTCCAgcacatgcacaaacagaagCCGCCAATCATACACCGGGACCTGAAG attgAGAATCTGTTGATTGGCCAGCAGGGGACGATAAAGCTGTGTGACTTTGGCAGTGCCACGACCGTCACACACTACCCCGACTACAGCTGGAGCGCACACAAGAGGTCTATGGTGGAGGAcgag atCACTAGGAACACGACGCCAGCGTACAGGACTCCAGAGATGATTGACCTCTATTCCAACTTCCCCATCAATGAGAAACAGGacatatgg GCCCTGGGCTGTATCCTGTACCTGCTGTGCTTTAAGCAGCACCCGTTTGAGGATGGAGCGAAGCTCAGCATCGTTAACGGCAAATACACCATTCCTGAGAACGAGAGTCGCTACACCGTCTTCCACCAGCTCATCC gctccATGTTGAAAGTGAACCCTGAGGAGCGTCTCTCCATCACTGAACTGGTCAATCAGCTGCAGGAAATCGCAGCTGCCCGTAACGTCAACCCCAAATCCCCCATTACCGAG CTGCTGGAGCAGAACGGAGGATTCGGCAGCAACGTCGCACCAacgctcacacacaccaacaacacACACCCCGCAG gtgtgtatggTGCTGATCCTGACCAGGGGATGGGAGGTTTCCTGGACATTCTTAAAGGAGGAACAGAGCGCTTTTTGACCAACATTAAAGACACATCCTCTAAAGTTATCCAGTCTGTGGCCAg ttatGCTAAGGGAGATCTGGACCTGTCTTACATCACCTCCAGAATAGCAG tgatgtcGTTTCCAGCTGAAGGGGTGGAGTCGGCTATTAAGAACAACATTGAGGATGTGCGTCTGTATCTGGACTCACGGCATGCGGGTCACTACGCCGTGTATAACCTGTGTAGACGCTCATACAGACCGGCTCGCTTCCACAATCGG gtgtgggagtgtggttGGCAGGTACGGCGTGTTCCCACTCTGACCAGTTTGTACAACGTGTGTAAGAACATGCACCAGTGGCTCAAACAGGACCAGAGGAACATCTGCATCGTGCACTGCTTg gaTGGACGTGCAGTGTCGGCTGTAGCAGTGTGTTCGTTCTTGTGTTTCTGTCGTCTCTTCTCCACGGCTGAGGCTGCAGTGTACATGTTCAGCATGAAGCGCTGTCCTCCAGGGATCACACCCTCACACAAGAg GTATATCGAGTACATGTGTGACATGATGGCAGAGGAGCCCATAATCCCCCACAGCAAGCCCATAATGCTGCGCTCCATCATCATGACCCCTGTGCCGCTCTTCAACAAGCAGAGGAACGGCAGCAGGCCCTTCTGTGAGGTCTACGTAGGAGACGAGCGAGTCGCCACCACCTCCCAGGAATACGACAGGATGAG ggatTTTAAGATGGAGGATGGCAGGGCTGAGATTCCCCTCAACGTGTTGGTGCAGGGAGACGTGCTGGTTGTCATCTACCACGCTCGCGCCACACTCGGAGGACGCCTGCAGgccaag atgGCCTCTATGAAGATGTTCCAGATCCAGTTCCACACCGGATTTGTTCCTCGCAATGCCACAACCGTCAAATTCGCCAA gTATGACCTGGACGCATGTGACATCCAGGAGAAATACCCTGACCTGTTCCAGGTGAATCTGGATGTGGAGGTGGAGCCTCGTGATCGCCCCGCCCACAAGAATCCACCCTGGGAGAACTTCTCCACTAAAGGCCTCAATCCCAAGATCCTGTTCTCCAGCAGAGATGAGCAGCAGGAGATCCTGGCCAAGTTTG GGAAACCAGAACTTCCTCGGCAGCCCGGTTCTACAGCGTTCTACGACTCGGGTTGTGTGGAGCCGGATCATTCTCCTGAAGAACAGCACACTGAGTCTCCATCACCTCCCAACACCAGCACAGACTCCAACGCTAACAACTTCTTTCAGACGCTGGACTGGGAGG ACATGGGCAGGTCACACCATCACTCTGACATGGTGTCTGGACCAATGGACGAGCAGGACGACCTGAGCATCGGCGGCGAATCGGGCGAGGAGTCCGTCTCCTACTCCACCCCTGCAGAGGGAGCCCTGTCCCGCGATGCCAGCGAACCCCTGTTTGAGGCCCACTTCACCACCTCTGACCCTCAGCCTGACACCGAGGACCTACTGggcctgcactctgacccctgCCCTCCCACCATTACCACGGATACAGGAATGAAGAGTTGCTCCAGTAACAGTGATTTGCTGAACGACCTGTTTGGCTCCGCCCCAGGCCCCTCCCATACCGGGGACACAGAGGACCTGTTCTTTAGTAACGCGTCCAGCCAGACTACAGCTGCCTCGTCTGCCCCCACTTCTACTGCCCCCACAG TGGATGACCTGTTTGACCCATTTGGTGTGGGGTCAGGGGTCACAGCTGGATCAGGCCTGTTTGATGACCTGCTAAGTTCAGAGAGCAGTGGCTTtaaagctccacctcctgccacCAACTCCAGTCTCTTCAACCTCA ATAAGCTAACAGGGGATGTGCCCAAGATGACCTCATCAGCGAGTCAGCCTGATTTACTGGGTGGTTGGGAGAGCTGGACCTCTGGGACCTCCAGCACTGCTGCTAGCATGTCTGCTAAAGCTAATAAACCTGCTTTCTCTG ctccAGGTGTGTCCTTATCTTTCTCAAAGGCAAAGTCTCAGAGCTTTGACCCCTTCGCTGATCTCGGTAACTTGGGCTCCACTCTGCCAG gctcTGGATTTAAAGCAGCACCCCCTACTGGACCATCAAAGATGCAGCAGCAAGCCTCGTCTCAAACCTCTAATAAACCCTGGGCACCTCCAAGCTCTGCCCCCAAACCCAACACTAACCAATCAGCAAAGCCCAACTACAGCCTAAACTTCAGTGTGATTGGAGGACGAGAAGAGCGAGGGATCAGGGGTCCGGGATtcg gtCCGAAGCCCAAAGTGAAGGAGGATGATTTTGAGGATTTGTTATGTACTCAGGGATTCGGGTCGAGACCGGATAGAAAGGGAGGAGCTCGCACCATCGCTGAGATGAGGAGACAGGAACTGAGTAGAGATATGGATCCTCTCAAACTACag attctGGACTGGATCGAGGGGAAGGAGAGGAACATCCGCGCTCTGCTCtccacgttacacacggtgctGTGGGAGGGAGAGACGCGCTGGAAACCCCCCAGCATGGCCGACCTGCTCACACCTGACCAGGTGAAGAAGTTCTACAGGAAGGCAGCGCTCATCGTCCATCCTGACaag GCGGCGGGGAAGCCGTACGAGCAGTACGCCAAgatgatcttcatggagctgaacGACGCCTGGTCCGAATTCGAGAACCAGGGATCTAAAGCGATGTTCTGA
- the gak gene encoding cyclin-G-associated kinase isoform X1 produces the protein MSLFQSALGFLAGTGASRDQHDFVGQIVELGDTKLRIKRVIAEGGFAFVYEAQDLGNNRDYALKRLLSNEEEKNKAIIQEVCFMKKLSGHPNVVQFCSAASISKEESDTGQAEFLILTELCKGQLVDFVKKVELKGAMSCDTVLKIFYQSCRAVQHMHKQKPPIIHRDLKIENLLIGQQGTIKLCDFGSATTVTHYPDYSWSAHKRSMVEDEITRNTTPAYRTPEMIDLYSNFPINEKQDIWALGCILYLLCFKQHPFEDGAKLSIVNGKYTIPENESRYTVFHQLIRSMLKVNPEERLSITELVNQLQEIAAARNVNPKSPITELLEQNGGFGSNVAPTLTHTNNTHPAGVYGADPDQGMGGFLDILKGGTERFLTNIKDTSSKVIQSVASSSYAKGDLDLSYITSRIAVMSFPAEGVESAIKNNIEDVRLYLDSRHAGHYAVYNLCRRSYRPARFHNRVWECGWQVRRVPTLTSLYNVCKNMHQWLKQDQRNICIVHCLDGRAVSAVAVCSFLCFCRLFSTAEAAVYMFSMKRCPPGITPSHKRYIEYMCDMMAEEPIIPHSKPIMLRSIIMTPVPLFNKQRNGSRPFCEVYVGDERVATTSQEYDRMRDFKMEDGRAEIPLNVLVQGDVLVVIYHARATLGGRLQAKMASMKMFQIQFHTGFVPRNATTVKFAKYDLDACDIQEKYPDLFQVNLDVEVEPRDRPAHKNPPWENFSTKGLNPKILFSSRDEQQEILAKFGKPELPRQPGSTAFYDSGCVEPDHSPEEQHTESPSPPNTSTDSNANNFFQTLDWEDMGRSHHHSDMVSGPMDEQDDLSIGGESGEESVSYSTPAEGALSRDASEPLFEAHFTTSDPQPDTEDLLGLHSDPCPPTITTDTGMKSCSSNSDLLNDLFGSAPGPSHTGDTEDLFFSNASSQTTAASSAPTSTAPTVDDLFDPFGVGSGVTAGSGLFDDLLSSESSGFKAPPPATNSSLFNLNKLTGDVPKMTSSASQPDLLGGWESWTSGTSSTAASMSAKANKPAFSAPGVSLSFSKAKSQSFDPFADLGNLGSTLPGSGFKAAPPTGPSKMQQQASSQTSNKPWAPPSSAPKPNTNQSAKPNYSLNFSVIGGREERGIRGPGFGPKPKVKEDDFEDLLCTQGFGSRPDRKGGARTIAEMRRQELSRDMDPLKLQILDWIEGKERNIRALLSTLHTVLWEGETRWKPPSMADLLTPDQVKKFYRKAALIVHPDKAAGKPYEQYAKMIFMELNDAWSEFENQGSKAMF, from the exons gtggctTTGCGTTTGTGTATGAAGCCCAGGATCTGGGTAACAATAGAGACTACGCTCTCAAG agacTTTTGTCCAATGAGGAAGAGAAGAACAAGGCCATCATCCAGGAAGTCTGCTTCATG aaaaagCTGTCAGGTCACCCGAATGTGGTTCAGTTCTGCTCAGCAGCATCCATCAGTAAGGAGGAGTCTGACACGGGACAGGCAGAGTTCCTCATCCTCACTGAGCTCTGTAAag GTCAGCTGGTGGACTTTgtgaagaaggtggagctgaaggGAGCCATGTCATGTGACACCGTGCTGAAGATTTTCTACCAATCCTGTCGTGCCGTCCAgcacatgcacaaacagaagCCGCCAATCATACACCGGGACCTGAAG attgAGAATCTGTTGATTGGCCAGCAGGGGACGATAAAGCTGTGTGACTTTGGCAGTGCCACGACCGTCACACACTACCCCGACTACAGCTGGAGCGCACACAAGAGGTCTATGGTGGAGGAcgag atCACTAGGAACACGACGCCAGCGTACAGGACTCCAGAGATGATTGACCTCTATTCCAACTTCCCCATCAATGAGAAACAGGacatatgg GCCCTGGGCTGTATCCTGTACCTGCTGTGCTTTAAGCAGCACCCGTTTGAGGATGGAGCGAAGCTCAGCATCGTTAACGGCAAATACACCATTCCTGAGAACGAGAGTCGCTACACCGTCTTCCACCAGCTCATCC gctccATGTTGAAAGTGAACCCTGAGGAGCGTCTCTCCATCACTGAACTGGTCAATCAGCTGCAGGAAATCGCAGCTGCCCGTAACGTCAACCCCAAATCCCCCATTACCGAG CTGCTGGAGCAGAACGGAGGATTCGGCAGCAACGTCGCACCAacgctcacacacaccaacaacacACACCCCGCAG gtgtgtatggTGCTGATCCTGACCAGGGGATGGGAGGTTTCCTGGACATTCTTAAAGGAGGAACAGAGCGCTTTTTGACCAACATTAAAGACACATCCTCTAAAGTTATCCAGTCTGTGGCCAg CTCCAG ttatGCTAAGGGAGATCTGGACCTGTCTTACATCACCTCCAGAATAGCAG tgatgtcGTTTCCAGCTGAAGGGGTGGAGTCGGCTATTAAGAACAACATTGAGGATGTGCGTCTGTATCTGGACTCACGGCATGCGGGTCACTACGCCGTGTATAACCTGTGTAGACGCTCATACAGACCGGCTCGCTTCCACAATCGG gtgtgggagtgtggttGGCAGGTACGGCGTGTTCCCACTCTGACCAGTTTGTACAACGTGTGTAAGAACATGCACCAGTGGCTCAAACAGGACCAGAGGAACATCTGCATCGTGCACTGCTTg gaTGGACGTGCAGTGTCGGCTGTAGCAGTGTGTTCGTTCTTGTGTTTCTGTCGTCTCTTCTCCACGGCTGAGGCTGCAGTGTACATGTTCAGCATGAAGCGCTGTCCTCCAGGGATCACACCCTCACACAAGAg GTATATCGAGTACATGTGTGACATGATGGCAGAGGAGCCCATAATCCCCCACAGCAAGCCCATAATGCTGCGCTCCATCATCATGACCCCTGTGCCGCTCTTCAACAAGCAGAGGAACGGCAGCAGGCCCTTCTGTGAGGTCTACGTAGGAGACGAGCGAGTCGCCACCACCTCCCAGGAATACGACAGGATGAG ggatTTTAAGATGGAGGATGGCAGGGCTGAGATTCCCCTCAACGTGTTGGTGCAGGGAGACGTGCTGGTTGTCATCTACCACGCTCGCGCCACACTCGGAGGACGCCTGCAGgccaag atgGCCTCTATGAAGATGTTCCAGATCCAGTTCCACACCGGATTTGTTCCTCGCAATGCCACAACCGTCAAATTCGCCAA gTATGACCTGGACGCATGTGACATCCAGGAGAAATACCCTGACCTGTTCCAGGTGAATCTGGATGTGGAGGTGGAGCCTCGTGATCGCCCCGCCCACAAGAATCCACCCTGGGAGAACTTCTCCACTAAAGGCCTCAATCCCAAGATCCTGTTCTCCAGCAGAGATGAGCAGCAGGAGATCCTGGCCAAGTTTG GGAAACCAGAACTTCCTCGGCAGCCCGGTTCTACAGCGTTCTACGACTCGGGTTGTGTGGAGCCGGATCATTCTCCTGAAGAACAGCACACTGAGTCTCCATCACCTCCCAACACCAGCACAGACTCCAACGCTAACAACTTCTTTCAGACGCTGGACTGGGAGG ACATGGGCAGGTCACACCATCACTCTGACATGGTGTCTGGACCAATGGACGAGCAGGACGACCTGAGCATCGGCGGCGAATCGGGCGAGGAGTCCGTCTCCTACTCCACCCCTGCAGAGGGAGCCCTGTCCCGCGATGCCAGCGAACCCCTGTTTGAGGCCCACTTCACCACCTCTGACCCTCAGCCTGACACCGAGGACCTACTGggcctgcactctgacccctgCCCTCCCACCATTACCACGGATACAGGAATGAAGAGTTGCTCCAGTAACAGTGATTTGCTGAACGACCTGTTTGGCTCCGCCCCAGGCCCCTCCCATACCGGGGACACAGAGGACCTGTTCTTTAGTAACGCGTCCAGCCAGACTACAGCTGCCTCGTCTGCCCCCACTTCTACTGCCCCCACAG TGGATGACCTGTTTGACCCATTTGGTGTGGGGTCAGGGGTCACAGCTGGATCAGGCCTGTTTGATGACCTGCTAAGTTCAGAGAGCAGTGGCTTtaaagctccacctcctgccacCAACTCCAGTCTCTTCAACCTCA ATAAGCTAACAGGGGATGTGCCCAAGATGACCTCATCAGCGAGTCAGCCTGATTTACTGGGTGGTTGGGAGAGCTGGACCTCTGGGACCTCCAGCACTGCTGCTAGCATGTCTGCTAAAGCTAATAAACCTGCTTTCTCTG ctccAGGTGTGTCCTTATCTTTCTCAAAGGCAAAGTCTCAGAGCTTTGACCCCTTCGCTGATCTCGGTAACTTGGGCTCCACTCTGCCAG gctcTGGATTTAAAGCAGCACCCCCTACTGGACCATCAAAGATGCAGCAGCAAGCCTCGTCTCAAACCTCTAATAAACCCTGGGCACCTCCAAGCTCTGCCCCCAAACCCAACACTAACCAATCAGCAAAGCCCAACTACAGCCTAAACTTCAGTGTGATTGGAGGACGAGAAGAGCGAGGGATCAGGGGTCCGGGATtcg gtCCGAAGCCCAAAGTGAAGGAGGATGATTTTGAGGATTTGTTATGTACTCAGGGATTCGGGTCGAGACCGGATAGAAAGGGAGGAGCTCGCACCATCGCTGAGATGAGGAGACAGGAACTGAGTAGAGATATGGATCCTCTCAAACTACag attctGGACTGGATCGAGGGGAAGGAGAGGAACATCCGCGCTCTGCTCtccacgttacacacggtgctGTGGGAGGGAGAGACGCGCTGGAAACCCCCCAGCATGGCCGACCTGCTCACACCTGACCAGGTGAAGAAGTTCTACAGGAAGGCAGCGCTCATCGTCCATCCTGACaag GCGGCGGGGAAGCCGTACGAGCAGTACGCCAAgatgatcttcatggagctgaacGACGCCTGGTCCGAATTCGAGAACCAGGGATCTAAAGCGATGTTCTGA
- the gak gene encoding cyclin-G-associated kinase isoform X3: protein MSLFQSALGFLAGTGASRDQHDFVGQIVELGDTKLRIKRVIAEGGFAFVYEAQDLGNNRDYALKRLLSNEEEKNKAIIQEVCFMKKLSGHPNVVQFCSAASISKEESDTGQAEFLILTELCKGQLVDFVKKVELKGAMSCDTVLKIFYQSCRAVQHMHKQKPPIIHRDLKIENLLIGQQGTIKLCDFGSATTVTHYPDYSWSAHKRSMVEDEITRNTTPAYRTPEMIDLYSNFPINEKQDIWALGCILYLLCFKQHPFEDGAKLSIVNGKYTIPENESRYTVFHQLIRSMLKVNPEERLSITELVNQLQEIAAARNVNPKSPITELLEQNGGFGSNVAPTLTHTNNTHPAGVYGADPDQGMGGFLDILKGGTERFLTNIKDTSSKVIQSVASSSYAKGDLDLSYITSRIAVMSFPAEGVESAIKNNIEDVRLYLDSRHAGHYAVYNLCRRSYRPARFHNRVWECGWQVRRVPTLTSLYNVCKNMHQWLKQDQRNICIVHCLDGRAVSAVAVCSFLCFCRLFSTAEAAVYMFSMKRCPPGITPSHKRYIEYMCDMMAEEPIIPHSKPIMLRSIIMTPVPLFNKQRNGSRPFCEVYVGDERVATTSQEYDRMRDFKMEDGRAEIPLNVLVQGDVLVVIYHARATLGGRLQAKMASMKMFQIQFHTGFVPRNATTVKFAKYDLDACDIQEKYPDLFQVNLDVEVEPRDRPAHKNPPWENFSTKGLNPKILFSSRDEQQEILAKFGKPELPRQPGSTAFYDSGCVEPDHSPEEQHTESPSPPNTSTDSNANNFFQTLDWEDMGRSHHHSDMVSGPMDEQDDLSIGGESGEESVSYSTPAEGALSRDASEPLFEAHFTTSDPQPDTEDLLGLHSDPCPPTITTDTGMKSCSSNSDLLNDLFGSAPGPSHTGDTEDLFFSNASSQTTAASSAPTSTAPTVDDLFDPFGVGSGVTAGSGLFDDLLSSESSGFKAPPPATNSSLFNLTPGVSLSFSKAKSQSFDPFADLGNLGSTLPGSGFKAAPPTGPSKMQQQASSQTSNKPWAPPSSAPKPNTNQSAKPNYSLNFSVIGGREERGIRGPGFGPKPKVKEDDFEDLLCTQGFGSRPDRKGGARTIAEMRRQELSRDMDPLKLQILDWIEGKERNIRALLSTLHTVLWEGETRWKPPSMADLLTPDQVKKFYRKAALIVHPDKAAGKPYEQYAKMIFMELNDAWSEFENQGSKAMF, encoded by the exons gtggctTTGCGTTTGTGTATGAAGCCCAGGATCTGGGTAACAATAGAGACTACGCTCTCAAG agacTTTTGTCCAATGAGGAAGAGAAGAACAAGGCCATCATCCAGGAAGTCTGCTTCATG aaaaagCTGTCAGGTCACCCGAATGTGGTTCAGTTCTGCTCAGCAGCATCCATCAGTAAGGAGGAGTCTGACACGGGACAGGCAGAGTTCCTCATCCTCACTGAGCTCTGTAAag GTCAGCTGGTGGACTTTgtgaagaaggtggagctgaaggGAGCCATGTCATGTGACACCGTGCTGAAGATTTTCTACCAATCCTGTCGTGCCGTCCAgcacatgcacaaacagaagCCGCCAATCATACACCGGGACCTGAAG attgAGAATCTGTTGATTGGCCAGCAGGGGACGATAAAGCTGTGTGACTTTGGCAGTGCCACGACCGTCACACACTACCCCGACTACAGCTGGAGCGCACACAAGAGGTCTATGGTGGAGGAcgag atCACTAGGAACACGACGCCAGCGTACAGGACTCCAGAGATGATTGACCTCTATTCCAACTTCCCCATCAATGAGAAACAGGacatatgg GCCCTGGGCTGTATCCTGTACCTGCTGTGCTTTAAGCAGCACCCGTTTGAGGATGGAGCGAAGCTCAGCATCGTTAACGGCAAATACACCATTCCTGAGAACGAGAGTCGCTACACCGTCTTCCACCAGCTCATCC gctccATGTTGAAAGTGAACCCTGAGGAGCGTCTCTCCATCACTGAACTGGTCAATCAGCTGCAGGAAATCGCAGCTGCCCGTAACGTCAACCCCAAATCCCCCATTACCGAG CTGCTGGAGCAGAACGGAGGATTCGGCAGCAACGTCGCACCAacgctcacacacaccaacaacacACACCCCGCAG gtgtgtatggTGCTGATCCTGACCAGGGGATGGGAGGTTTCCTGGACATTCTTAAAGGAGGAACAGAGCGCTTTTTGACCAACATTAAAGACACATCCTCTAAAGTTATCCAGTCTGTGGCCAg CTCCAG ttatGCTAAGGGAGATCTGGACCTGTCTTACATCACCTCCAGAATAGCAG tgatgtcGTTTCCAGCTGAAGGGGTGGAGTCGGCTATTAAGAACAACATTGAGGATGTGCGTCTGTATCTGGACTCACGGCATGCGGGTCACTACGCCGTGTATAACCTGTGTAGACGCTCATACAGACCGGCTCGCTTCCACAATCGG gtgtgggagtgtggttGGCAGGTACGGCGTGTTCCCACTCTGACCAGTTTGTACAACGTGTGTAAGAACATGCACCAGTGGCTCAAACAGGACCAGAGGAACATCTGCATCGTGCACTGCTTg gaTGGACGTGCAGTGTCGGCTGTAGCAGTGTGTTCGTTCTTGTGTTTCTGTCGTCTCTTCTCCACGGCTGAGGCTGCAGTGTACATGTTCAGCATGAAGCGCTGTCCTCCAGGGATCACACCCTCACACAAGAg GTATATCGAGTACATGTGTGACATGATGGCAGAGGAGCCCATAATCCCCCACAGCAAGCCCATAATGCTGCGCTCCATCATCATGACCCCTGTGCCGCTCTTCAACAAGCAGAGGAACGGCAGCAGGCCCTTCTGTGAGGTCTACGTAGGAGACGAGCGAGTCGCCACCACCTCCCAGGAATACGACAGGATGAG ggatTTTAAGATGGAGGATGGCAGGGCTGAGATTCCCCTCAACGTGTTGGTGCAGGGAGACGTGCTGGTTGTCATCTACCACGCTCGCGCCACACTCGGAGGACGCCTGCAGgccaag atgGCCTCTATGAAGATGTTCCAGATCCAGTTCCACACCGGATTTGTTCCTCGCAATGCCACAACCGTCAAATTCGCCAA gTATGACCTGGACGCATGTGACATCCAGGAGAAATACCCTGACCTGTTCCAGGTGAATCTGGATGTGGAGGTGGAGCCTCGTGATCGCCCCGCCCACAAGAATCCACCCTGGGAGAACTTCTCCACTAAAGGCCTCAATCCCAAGATCCTGTTCTCCAGCAGAGATGAGCAGCAGGAGATCCTGGCCAAGTTTG GGAAACCAGAACTTCCTCGGCAGCCCGGTTCTACAGCGTTCTACGACTCGGGTTGTGTGGAGCCGGATCATTCTCCTGAAGAACAGCACACTGAGTCTCCATCACCTCCCAACACCAGCACAGACTCCAACGCTAACAACTTCTTTCAGACGCTGGACTGGGAGG ACATGGGCAGGTCACACCATCACTCTGACATGGTGTCTGGACCAATGGACGAGCAGGACGACCTGAGCATCGGCGGCGAATCGGGCGAGGAGTCCGTCTCCTACTCCACCCCTGCAGAGGGAGCCCTGTCCCGCGATGCCAGCGAACCCCTGTTTGAGGCCCACTTCACCACCTCTGACCCTCAGCCTGACACCGAGGACCTACTGggcctgcactctgacccctgCCCTCCCACCATTACCACGGATACAGGAATGAAGAGTTGCTCCAGTAACAGTGATTTGCTGAACGACCTGTTTGGCTCCGCCCCAGGCCCCTCCCATACCGGGGACACAGAGGACCTGTTCTTTAGTAACGCGTCCAGCCAGACTACAGCTGCCTCGTCTGCCCCCACTTCTACTGCCCCCACAG TGGATGACCTGTTTGACCCATTTGGTGTGGGGTCAGGGGTCACAGCTGGATCAGGCCTGTTTGATGACCTGCTAAGTTCAGAGAGCAGTGGCTTtaaagctccacctcctgccacCAACTCCAGTCTCTTCAACCTCA ctccAGGTGTGTCCTTATCTTTCTCAAAGGCAAAGTCTCAGAGCTTTGACCCCTTCGCTGATCTCGGTAACTTGGGCTCCACTCTGCCAG gctcTGGATTTAAAGCAGCACCCCCTACTGGACCATCAAAGATGCAGCAGCAAGCCTCGTCTCAAACCTCTAATAAACCCTGGGCACCTCCAAGCTCTGCCCCCAAACCCAACACTAACCAATCAGCAAAGCCCAACTACAGCCTAAACTTCAGTGTGATTGGAGGACGAGAAGAGCGAGGGATCAGGGGTCCGGGATtcg gtCCGAAGCCCAAAGTGAAGGAGGATGATTTTGAGGATTTGTTATGTACTCAGGGATTCGGGTCGAGACCGGATAGAAAGGGAGGAGCTCGCACCATCGCTGAGATGAGGAGACAGGAACTGAGTAGAGATATGGATCCTCTCAAACTACag attctGGACTGGATCGAGGGGAAGGAGAGGAACATCCGCGCTCTGCTCtccacgttacacacggtgctGTGGGAGGGAGAGACGCGCTGGAAACCCCCCAGCATGGCCGACCTGCTCACACCTGACCAGGTGAAGAAGTTCTACAGGAAGGCAGCGCTCATCGTCCATCCTGACaag GCGGCGGGGAAGCCGTACGAGCAGTACGCCAAgatgatcttcatggagctgaacGACGCCTGGTCCGAATTCGAGAACCAGGGATCTAAAGCGATGTTCTGA